The following coding sequences lie in one Myxococcales bacterium genomic window:
- a CDS encoding UvrD-helicase domain-containing protein, whose translation MADLNAPQMEAAAHTEGPLLVFAGAGSGKTRVITYRIANLLSQHRVPPYRILAVTFTNKAAGELKKRLEQLAGAEVTRDLWAGTFHSVCARLLRRYHAEVGLGPKFVIYDDSDQKAVVARLLKERGLDDKRMPPRWVLSKIHSQKREGRGPGDLDRESGFDAELIDLFEGYEKALRRSNAVDFEDLIVLAMRVAENRQSEAGRELRQRFFHVLVDEFQDTNLTQYRLVRALSASTQNLCVVGDDDQSIYRWRGANVQIIRGFRRDFPGATVVKLEQNYRSTANIVGAALGVIAPALDREPKQLWTDAARGEPVRIRAVGNERDEAAFVVRSVRGELHRGVDAQQIAVFYRVHAQSRVIEEALRTENVPYQIIGGMRFFERAEVKDLVAYLRLIENPKSDADLLRIINVPARGIGDKTVEIVLDRAAESALSAYEALVALVREGRLTGAARAKLNGFVALMESLRTAAPELAPSELAGRVLEETGYRKRLREEDSAESDARMENLEEVISSIREYEEDADTKGETPTLIGWLERVALVSAIDAAKDVPTVSLMTVHAAKGLEFTSVFLTGLEEETFPYRGMDSDGIDDLEEERRLAYVAITRARERLFVTHAETRMLFGRTRYCAPSRFLRDFPEDSVVREGLPRALPASYITRTSDDEGWSAPRPRAPAWQTSVDQARARMVAALSPGERVVDREAFDDVAQSDEDSPNIRPGDRVRHKQFGRGVVERVEHDGSVTVVARFPGFGSRRVRAEWLELG comes from the coding sequence ATGGCCGACCTCAACGCTCCGCAAATGGAAGCCGCCGCGCACACCGAGGGTCCGCTCCTGGTGTTTGCTGGCGCCGGAAGCGGCAAGACACGCGTCATCACCTACCGCATCGCGAATCTGCTCTCGCAGCACCGCGTCCCGCCGTATCGGATCTTGGCGGTCACCTTCACCAACAAGGCCGCCGGTGAGCTGAAGAAACGCCTGGAGCAGCTGGCCGGAGCCGAGGTCACTCGAGATCTCTGGGCCGGCACTTTTCACTCGGTGTGTGCGCGCCTGCTGCGGCGCTATCACGCGGAGGTGGGGCTCGGCCCGAAGTTCGTGATCTACGACGATTCGGATCAGAAGGCGGTGGTCGCGCGCCTGCTCAAAGAGCGAGGCCTCGACGACAAACGCATGCCGCCGCGCTGGGTGCTGTCCAAGATCCACAGCCAGAAACGCGAGGGGCGGGGCCCGGGCGATCTGGACCGCGAGAGCGGGTTCGACGCCGAGCTGATCGATCTGTTCGAGGGCTACGAGAAGGCCCTGCGCAGGTCGAACGCCGTCGATTTCGAGGACCTGATCGTGCTGGCCATGCGGGTGGCCGAGAACCGGCAGAGTGAAGCCGGCCGCGAGCTTCGCCAGCGGTTTTTTCACGTTCTGGTCGATGAGTTCCAGGACACCAACCTGACTCAGTACCGGCTGGTCCGAGCGCTGTCAGCGTCCACCCAGAACCTGTGCGTCGTGGGGGACGACGATCAGTCCATCTACCGCTGGCGCGGCGCCAACGTGCAGATCATTCGCGGGTTTCGCCGGGACTTTCCTGGCGCAACAGTGGTCAAGCTCGAGCAGAACTACCGCTCGACCGCCAACATCGTCGGCGCCGCGCTCGGGGTCATCGCGCCGGCTCTCGATCGCGAGCCCAAACAGCTCTGGACCGACGCCGCGCGCGGCGAGCCGGTCCGCATCCGCGCGGTGGGCAACGAGCGCGACGAGGCAGCGTTCGTGGTCCGCAGTGTGCGTGGGGAGCTGCATCGCGGCGTGGACGCCCAGCAGATCGCGGTGTTCTACCGCGTCCACGCCCAGTCGCGCGTGATCGAAGAGGCGCTGCGCACCGAGAACGTTCCGTACCAGATCATCGGCGGAATGCGCTTCTTCGAGCGCGCCGAGGTCAAGGACCTGGTCGCTTACCTGCGCCTGATCGAGAACCCGAAGAGCGACGCGGATCTGCTCAGAATCATCAACGTGCCCGCCCGCGGCATCGGCGACAAGACCGTGGAAATCGTGCTCGACCGCGCCGCCGAAAGCGCGCTCTCCGCCTACGAAGCCCTGGTCGCGCTGGTCCGCGAAGGCCGCCTGACCGGAGCTGCCCGCGCCAAGCTGAACGGCTTCGTTGCGCTGATGGAGAGCCTGCGCACCGCGGCACCGGAGCTTGCCCCCAGTGAGCTCGCGGGCCGTGTGCTCGAAGAGACTGGTTACCGCAAACGACTGCGTGAAGAGGACAGCGCCGAGAGCGACGCGCGCATGGAGAACCTGGAGGAGGTCATCAGCTCGATCCGCGAGTACGAAGAAGACGCCGACACGAAGGGTGAGACCCCGACGCTGATTGGATGGCTCGAGCGGGTTGCCCTGGTGAGTGCCATCGATGCCGCGAAGGACGTGCCCACCGTGAGTCTGATGACGGTGCACGCGGCCAAGGGCCTGGAATTTACCAGCGTGTTCTTGACCGGGCTCGAAGAGGAGACCTTCCCATATCGCGGCATGGACTCGGATGGCATCGACGACCTCGAGGAGGAGCGCCGCCTCGCCTACGTGGCCATCACCCGCGCACGCGAGCGCCTGTTCGTGACCCACGCGGAGACGCGCATGCTGTTCGGTCGCACGCGCTACTGCGCGCCCAGCCGATTCCTGCGAGATTTTCCAGAAGACTCGGTGGTGCGCGAGGGCCTGCCCCGGGCGCTGCCGGCGAGCTACATCACACGCACGAGTGACGACGAAGGCTGGTCCGCACCGCGGCCGCGTGCGCCCGCGTGGCAGACCAGCGTCGACCAAGCGCGCGCACGCATGGTGGCTGCGCTGTCACCCGGGGAACGGGTGGTCGATCGCGAAGCCTTCGACGACGTGGCGCAGAGCGACGAGGATTCGCCGAACATCCGACCCGGAGACCGCGTGCGGCACAAACAGTTCGGACGCGGCGTCGTCGAGCGCGTCGAACACGACGGCAGCGTCACCGTCGTCGCGCGTTTTCCCGGTTTCGGCTCGCGGCGCGTGCGCGCAGAGTGGCTGGAGCTCGGCTGA